One Drosophila ananassae strain 14024-0371.13 chromosome XR, ASM1763931v2, whole genome shotgun sequence genomic window, ACATGCAACGCACACGACCCCCAAAGAGCCACCCcctaaacacacacacaaatacacgCAAATAGAGACAGACATCCCTAGACCTAAGTTGCATGAACTTCGCATTTTGGTGCACGGGCGCCCCCAAAGGGGGTTGCGATGCGATGGCGCCTACCAAACTCGAAACAAAGGGGTGGCAGCTACTCCAAGGGGGTGTCCTTggagtgtatgtgtgtgtgtgtgggtgtgtgggagGCGGTTGCACGCACACACACGGACTCTGGCCAAGCCCAAAGGCCTGAGATGCCGCCATTTTACTGCGtcctgcacacacacacactgacactGACACACCTCTCTCTCTCCCCCCCTCCCTCGCCTTTGGCACCCCTTGCACATTTGTGCTGCAGGTGCGCCACCATGACAGCAATATGGGCAGGagggggggtggtggtggtgcctaGTCCAAAGGATAGCTGATTGCGAGCTCGGCAGAAAATTTCCGACCTATCGCATGCAGTATCCTCGTTGCGTTTGCAactcaacccaaaaaaaaaaaaaaaaaaacaggagtAAGGGGGGGAGTGTGTGTGGAAAAAAAACATACTGCCCTAACCGCTGGACACCCCCCTGGCCCCCTTTGTCCCTTAAAACCGACACCCGCCCATGCGTGCCATACACCCTTTtcgacaaaaaacaaaaaaaaaacacaaaaaaggatataagaaaagaagaaacaCGAGATATAGCGCAGAGAGCTCATCCTGCCCGAAGCCTGGACTTTCCTCTTTCTATTTTTCCAGAGGGGTGGGGGTGGGGTGGGATGGGGTGGCAGAGGCACAGGCACTGGCACACTGAAATTCCTTGCTGCGATATCAATTAAGGATACAGCTCACTCTCGAGCACTCCGCTTTTAtcctttttgctttttgtgaGGATTTTTAGGCAGACTCAGACTCAGAGACCGAAAGTCCAGTACTGTCCGACTCCAAGTACGAGTCCTGTGGCACCCCCCCATCCTCctgccaaaaaaagaaaagagaaaaaaaaatctaaaacccGAAACTTTGTTCAATGCTGCAATGGACAGGCCAAAAAATACAGACAACGATAGCGGTGCGAGCGAGAGCCGGATGTCCTGCCGGAGAGAGACAGCACTACTGCACAGGACTGCATGTGCGTGTGTCTGCgtcatgtgtgtgtgtcagtcagtgtgtgtgtgtgtgtgtgtgtactgGCCCTAATGGAAATTGGTTTTATGCATGttggcttttgtttatttttacaattttgatGATGTTTTGCTGAATGCGATGCGAGTGCCACCCCTCTCGCTTCCACTCTCTTAGtcctctctctctttctctctctctctctctctatcacTCTAACTGGCCTTTTTTGGGTGTCGACTGTACTTCCGGACATTGCATCTATTTCGTAGCTACATGTGTGCTGGTGTCCTAGGCTGTACGCCCTTTTTCGATTAGCTTTCAAACAAAAATGGCGGTGCTAGAGCGAGAGCGAGAGACCAATAACAGGTGCACCTGGAGGTCCTTTGGGATTGACTGTACCTACTCGGTGCCATGTCGGTGGGATTACACTTTCcccaaaaatgccaaaaatgcCAAAACAATCAGCCAACAAGTTTTCTTTTGGTGTCAAAAGCGATCGAAGAGTGAGAGGTGGACGAAAAAAAGGACTCTGGTGACTGTACTTGATCACTTGCTTTGGATCGAATCAAGGAATCAGGATTGAGAGTACAGTCCTTAGTGAGTTAACCCCTATATTCTTAAGGGTCCAAGTGAGAGATAACTTTGGCGATTGACTTCCTCAAGGACTTGTCCATTTGTCCTTTTTTGGCTCTAGTTCTAGATCTTAGAAATAGCTCTTAGTCCTTTCCCAGTCCTATTTCcaaggaattaaaacaaatatagTCCTTAAAGTAGCTCTAGTCTGGGACAGATCTTAAGCTTTTCTTATAGACTCCAAGGATCGAACACTTCTGGCCTTAAAACTCGGATGATAGTTCCTTACAGGACACTACTTGCCCAGAATTATGAATCCTTTCAGACACCTAGGCCCAGGACTATGCATCCTGATTAGTTTTAAATACGAGACCAGTTATCAGAAGACAAGTGCCTGCCAGAAAGTACGAATTAAGAAGAAAAACTGAAGCCCACCTGGGAAATGTGCCTAGAAAGAGATGCAACATGGACCAGAGCAGGATGGAAATGgcaggaaaatggaaaataaaggCTACACTTGGTAGAGGAGGGGGAGGGCACCTCTTGTAACGATTAATAGCCATAGTTATGGTCTGCCggaccacccaaccacccgaCAGGACACCCCCAACCCCCCTGGTGTCTGCAACACACAATGAAGCTGCCgataaaaatcctgaaaagcACACAAACACACCCACAGGACACAGGATACAGGACAGGACACATCGCACTTTGCATATGCGTTTTCCACCAGCCGTGTCGAATTTTCCGCCCGCCCATTTCCCAGGaagagaaacagaaacagggAAGGAAAATGGTGAAAAAATTGCTTTAGGTTCGACATTTGACTGCCCAGTGCTGGTCAAATGGGGCCTCGAAATCGCCAGGACAccacatatgtatataggatgtgtgtgtgtgtgtgtgtgtgtgtgtatgtgcgAGAGTGCCCAATCAGAGGCGGGAAACAGGTCCTTTGGTTTTTCCGGCTTTTCCGGGCGGGGGTGTGGCCATTGGGCAGttcaaaacaacaaaaaactacACGGAGGAAAAAACAAGGCAAATTTTAagcattaatttttttttttaataaactaatcttttttaaataaaattttcttttaaaaactcCTTTTTCTAATTTTCCGATTTAAAACCCCCCCTTCCACcttaaaagaaaacacaaccttgatatttattttattttttttttaatttttattaaatttttcatttttatgttgtttttatttcacgttttttgtttttactttttcttagaaaaaaattaatttaataaaaaaaaggcggAAACTGAATCAGattttgcttgattttttgttttttataatttgttcTTTGATTTGTGGTtgctattgttgtttttttatgtttattttttagtgatttttggtggaaaaaaaatgttgaattaCTGtacataattttttgtttttttttttttcttctgtaAAGTTGACAAAATCCAGCCactacatttattattttgttttttgtataaatatatatattgtatgcatttattgttttacttttatattgttattttttactaaTAGCTTAAAGGCTTCTTTgtttggtaaaaaaaaaaaaagattaatttcttcattttttttttagtcaaGGGGACTTATCGAAACACAACCCAGGCAAAGCTCAACAATCGAAAAGTTATCAAAAAATTTCACTTTTAATGCGAAAAagagaatttaatttttcaataatgAAACTAAacaatttctataatttttaacTCACTCTctgttataaaaaaaaaattcaaactgCCTTTCGCTAGTTGGGTTAATGTTATGGGTTGGTTATTTCCGATACAGATAcgatacaaatatatatggcgtatatatagtatagtatagccGCCCCCCTCTCTTCCAACCAAAATAGAACTCTgcagaaaattatttaaaacggATActtgtattgttttttttgtttttgttttttaagtttaaaatttaaacttatTTAAAGAATGCTTTCGCTATCGCCACTCTCTCCCCTCGATCGCCCCGATCGCTtggatgaaaaaaaatatattcatattttttgttgttttttttttatatttatatgtataCGTATATTTATGTAATATATATCCCGCCCGAGAAGGTTCTTCCAATTcaagacaaaaaataaaaaaaaatattgatttttcttcttcttcttgcgATCTTATTTTAGTGTGtggtgttattattttttttttgtagtttttttatcggtttctttagttttttttacttCTTTAGGTTCTCCTCTGAATTCTCCCGGCTATTCTTCTggctctatctctctctctctctctcgttCGGACTGCTTCTGGTATTCTTCTGGTAGGCTCTTCCCCACCCGCCCCCAAAACGCACAAATCCACACACAAATCTCCTGTTGCAACTTCAACTGATCCTGGTACTTAGACGGCTCTTCTCTTCTGGTGCTACTCTCTTtcttctgttgctgttgctattgtgTTTCTACCGGGGGGAGGGGAGGCATTCAGTCTTCAACGGCATACCGCTGGGTCCACTCGCGGGCATTGCGAATGGCCTCCGCCTCGTTGACCTTCCAGAGCTCGGCGACGTCGTTGGCCAGCGGGTCGTCGGGATTGGGGGCGCTGAGGAGGGCCTGGATCGAGAGCAAAATGGTGCGGATCTGGAGCGCCGGACTCCACTTGTCCTTGAGGACGTCCAGACAGATGCGGCCGAGACGATCGATGTTCGGATGATAGATCTTGGTGATGAAGCGGACCTTCGGTGCCGACATGGGGTAGTCCTCCGGTAGGAACAGCTCCAACTTGAACACACCGCCCTCGAACGGCGAGTCGTTGGGCCCGGTGACGATCACATGGAAGTATCGGGCGTTGTTCTCGTCGGGTATGGCGTTGATACCCGGCACCGGTTCCTGCATCAGACGCTGCGTCTCCTTGATGATCCGACGTGGCAGACTCGACATTTTCCCTTCTGCTCTAGCTCTTcacgctctctctctctctctctcgacTCTAGCCCGGGACTTGGTGGTGGATCTCCTCCGACAGTTGGAATTGTTGGTGTCTAGAGaacaacaaataataataataaataaataaatttaaattgtaaaaaaatagA contains:
- the LOC6501993 gene encoding ubiquitin-conjugating enzyme E2 N, translated to MSSLPRRIIKETQRLMQEPVPGINAIPDENNARYFHVIVTGPNDSPFEGGVFKLELFLPEDYPMSAPKVRFITKIYHPNIDRLGRICLDVLKDKWSPALQIRTILLSIQALLSAPNPDDPLANDVAELWKVNEAEAIRNAREWTQRYAVED